One Candidatus Parcubacteria bacterium DNA segment encodes these proteins:
- the secA gene encoding preprotein translocase subunit SecA: protein MKILSKLFGDANEKYLKKIQPIVDEINSLELQFKDFSNEKLRSKSEEFKEELKKGKTLDDILPRAFALVREAAKRTLNQRHFDVQIIGGIVLHQGKIAEMKTGEGKTLASTLPIYLNALTDKGVHVVTVNDYLTKRDTVWMGQIYDFLGLSVGCIVHDTAYIYDPNFGKSEISNNERDEERDILGGFKVSESYLRPCSRKDAYQADITYGTNNEFGFDCLRDNMVYELKDKAQREFDFAIVDEVDSILIDEARTPLIISAPDIEATKMYSEFASIIPKLNKETDYEIDEKMKAVTLTEPGIEKIEKILGMENIYQEKGIKYLHHLEQSLRAQALFKKDKDYVVKPASPQGGDGQVIIVDDFTGRLLPGRRYSGGLHQAIEAKEGVDVQPESKTLASITFQNYFRLYNKLAGMTGTAATSGEEFDKVYGLEVVIIPTNKPMVREVLPDRIYKTENGKFKSVVSEIKKRHETGQPILVGTTSIEKNEYLGKLLDMEGIPHQILNAKHHQKEGEIIAQAGRYKAVTIATNMAGRGVDIILGGNPFDKEEAEKVIKSNGLCVIGTDRHEARRIDNQLRGRSGRQGDPGSSQFFVSLEDDLLRIFGGERIQKMMEMLKIPEDQPIEAKMVSGVIESAQEKIEGMNFDLRKHLLDYDDVLNKHREVIYKKRREILEKAQDSKLKAQILEIVKKQGKTEADYEKKEKEIGEENMRKVEKIISLRTLDFMWMDHLENMEYLRDSVRLRAYGQKDPLVEYKNEGHKMFRQLLNMIEANIVETLFKVSLTKPEEKTVPSPGMEFSHPSSSAPGVSSARPSVQRPLGKRKKIGRNDPCPCGSGKKYKKCCWPKYG, encoded by the coding sequence ATGAAAATTTTATCAAAACTATTCGGTGATGCTAATGAAAAATATTTAAAAAAGATTCAACCAATTGTTGATGAGATAAACAGCCTTGAATTGCAATTCAAGGATTTTTCTAATGAAAAGCTTCGTTCAAAATCAGAAGAATTCAAAGAAGAATTAAAAAAAGGCAAGACGCTTGATGATATATTGCCAAGAGCTTTTGCATTAGTGCGAGAGGCGGCAAAAAGAACTTTAAATCAAAGGCATTTTGATGTCCAAATAATCGGCGGCATTGTTTTACACCAAGGTAAAATCGCGGAAATGAAAACTGGAGAAGGAAAAACATTAGCTTCTACTCTGCCAATTTATTTAAATGCTTTAACAGATAAAGGCGTTCATGTGGTAACAGTTAATGATTATTTAACTAAAAGAGATACTGTCTGGATGGGGCAGATATACGACTTTCTTGGGTTGTCAGTTGGGTGCATTGTTCATGATACTGCTTATATTTATGATCCTAACTTTGGCAAGTCAGAAATCTCAAACAATGAAAGAGATGAAGAAAGAGATATTCTTGGCGGTTTTAAAGTGAGTGAGAGTTACTTGCGTCCATGTTCAAGGAAGGATGCATACCAAGCAGATATTACTTATGGCACCAACAATGAATTTGGTTTTGATTGTTTAAGGGATAATATGGTTTATGAATTAAAAGACAAAGCTCAGCGAGAATTTGATTTCGCGATTGTTGATGAAGTTGATTCAATTTTAATTGATGAGGCTAGAACGCCTTTAATCATTTCAGCTCCTGATATAGAAGCCACAAAAATGTATTCAGAATTTGCCAGTATTATTCCTAAGTTGAATAAAGAAACTGATTATGAAATTGATGAAAAAATGAAAGCAGTTACTCTTACTGAACCAGGCATTGAAAAAATAGAGAAAATTTTAGGCATGGAAAATATTTATCAAGAAAAAGGCATTAAATATCTGCATCATTTGGAACAGTCCTTGCGCGCCCAAGCGCTTTTTAAAAAAGACAAAGATTATGTGGTGAAACCTGCCTCGCCGCAAGGCGGGGACGGGCAAGTTATTATTGTTGATGATTTTACCGGCCGCTTGCTTCCAGGCCGTCGTTATTCCGGTGGACTGCATCAGGCGATTGAGGCAAAAGAAGGAGTTGATGTCCAGCCAGAATCAAAAACATTAGCTTCAATTACTTTTCAGAATTATTTCCGGCTTTACAATAAGCTAGCTGGAATGACAGGAACAGCAGCCACTTCAGGCGAAGAATTTGACAAAGTTTATGGTTTGGAAGTTGTTATTATACCGACAAACAAGCCAATGGTTCGCGAGGTATTGCCGGATAGAATTTATAAAACAGAAAACGGAAAATTTAAATCAGTTGTGTCAGAGATTAAGAAAAGGCATGAGACAGGCCAGCCAATTCTGGTTGGCACCACTTCTATTGAAAAGAATGAGTATCTTGGCAAGCTGTTAGATATGGAAGGAATTCCTCATCAGATTTTAAACGCCAAGCATCATCAGAAAGAAGGAGAAATTATTGCCCAGGCAGGCAGATATAAGGCAGTAACTATTGCTACTAATATGGCTGGAAGAGGAGTAGATATAATTTTAGGCGGCAATCCTTTTGATAAAGAGGAGGCAGAAAAAGTTATTAAAAGCAATGGTCTTTGCGTTATTGGCACAGATAGGCATGAAGCGAGGAGAATTGATAATCAGCTTAGGGGCAGGTCTGGAAGGCAGGGTGATCCTGGCTCTTCCCAGTTCTTTGTTTCTTTGGAAGATGATTTGCTAAGGATTTTCGGCGGAGAAAGAATTCAGAAAATGATGGAAATGCTGAAAATTCCAGAAGACCAGCCAATTGAAGCCAAAATGGTTTCAGGAGTTATTGAATCAGCGCAGGAAAAAATTGAGGGAATGAATTTTGATTTGAGAAAGCATTTATTAGATTATGATGATGTTTTAAATAAACACAGAGAGGTAATTTATAAGAAGCGGAGGGAAATCTTAGAAAAAGCTCAAGATTCAAAACTTAAAGCTCAAATTCTGGAAATAGTTAAAAAACAAGGGAAAACAGAAGCTGATTATGAGAAAAAAGAAAAAGAAATAGGTGAGGAGAATATGAGAAAAGTGGAAAAAATTATTTCTTTGCGAACTTTAGATTTTATGTGGATGGACCACTTGGAAAATATGGAATATTTGCGCGATTCTGTGCGTTTGCGTGCTTACGGACAGAAAGATCCTTTGGTGGAGTATAAAAACGAAGGGCATAAGATGTTTCGCCAGCTTCTTAATATGATTGAAGCAAATATTGTGGAAACCCTTTTTAAAGTGAGTTTAACCAAGCCTGAAGAAAAAACTGTTCCTAGTCCAGGGATGGAATTCAGCCATCCTTCAAGTTCTGCTCCAGGAGTTTCTTCTGCCCGGCCTTCAGTCCAAAGGCCTTTAGGTAAAAGAAAAAAAATCGGCAGGAATGATCCCTGCCCCTGTGGATCGGGTAAAAAATACAAAAAGTGCTGCTGGCCCAAATATGGATAA
- a CDS encoding DUF1614 domain-containing protein: MFFLPAGCSILILFILFLPILFVLGFFHIITIGFENLGISPEATFLLLVLILFGSVVNIPLTRKKLVQVKEYRFFSFFHKPKLIEQGIAVNLGGGIIPFLLCIFFLSKIPLEPVLAATAFMIIICYYLARIVPGRGIALPFFVPPIFSAIFALILAPGFAAPCAFVSGVLGALIGADILNIRKAQRLSPGFISIGGAGVFDGIFLVGIVSSLLTSF; the protein is encoded by the coding sequence ATGTTTTTCTTGCCAGCCGGGTGTTCAATTTTAATACTCTTTATTCTTTTTCTACCCATTCTTTTTGTTTTGGGCTTTTTTCATATTATTACTATTGGATTTGAGAATTTAGGCATTTCGCCGGAAGCAACATTTTTATTGCTTGTTTTAATTTTATTTGGTTCAGTAGTAAATATTCCTTTGACCAGAAAAAAATTAGTTCAAGTTAAAGAATATAGATTTTTTAGTTTTTTTCATAAGCCAAAGCTAATAGAGCAGGGAATAGCTGTCAATTTAGGCGGAGGAATAATTCCTTTCCTGCTTTGCATTTTCTTTTTGTCTAAAATTCCATTAGAGCCAGTTTTAGCAGCTACTGCTTTTATGATAATTATTTGCTATTATCTGGCTCGGATTGTTCCGGGTAGGGGAATAGCTCTGCCATTTTTTGTTCCACCGATTTTTTCAGCTATTTTTGCCTTAATTTTAGCTCCGGGATTTGCTGCTCCCTGCGCTTTTGTCTCAGGTGTCTTAGGCGCTTTAATCGGCGCTGATATTTTAAATATTAGAAAAGCGCAAAGATTGAGCCCAGGCTTTATCTCTATTGGCGGAGCCGGCGTGTTTGACGGCATCTTTTTAGTTGGCATTGTTTCATCTCTCTTAACCAGTTTCTAA
- the secD gene encoding protein translocase subunit SecD, with protein MSKKRIRVIIVLIFILAFSAGNFVEPKYWNNTADVINAKKNEIRYIERLTNIPQMPEKDFVLGLDLQGGTHLVYEADMSNIEKDDYTSSLQGLRDVIERRINLFGITEPVVQVQKTSGHHRLIVELAGIDDPSKAIEMIGETPFLEFREERDDIDEIIAKREEVNKYFAEGKTLEEIDNIVENWHLAFEEPFKSTDLTGKYLEKSELGFGQTAYEPLILLQFDEEGSRLFEELTERNIGKPLAIYIDDIMISSPTVQEKISGGKAQITGKFTLDEAKELVRNLSAGALPVPIALISQQTVGPILGKASLEKSLTAGIYGFLAILLFLIVFYRVPGILSSIALVIYVLLVLSIFKLMSVTLTLAGIGGFILSIGMAVDANILIFSRMREELREGKTFSQSVDQGFNRAWPSIKDGNLTTLIVAFILFAFGTSFVKGFALTLSLGILLSMFSAIFITKNFLEYFKGTRLEKFGRLWK; from the coding sequence ATGTCTAAAAAAAGAATCCGTGTCATTATTGTTCTTATTTTTATCCTGGCTTTTTCAGCAGGAAATTTTGTGGAGCCGAAATATTGGAATAACACAGCTGATGTTATTAATGCCAAGAAAAATGAGATTAGATATATTGAACGCTTAACTAATATTCCACAAATGCCTGAAAAGGATTTTGTTTTAGGATTGGATTTGCAGGGAGGCACACACTTGGTCTATGAGGCAGATATGTCTAATATTGAGAAAGATGATTATACTTCTTCTTTACAGGGATTAAGGGATGTTATTGAAAGGAGAATTAATCTTTTTGGTATTACAGAGCCAGTTGTGCAAGTCCAGAAAACATCAGGCCATCACCGTTTAATTGTGGAATTAGCCGGAATAGATGATCCAAGCAAAGCAATTGAAATGATTGGCGAAACGCCTTTTTTGGAATTTAGAGAAGAGAGAGATGATATTGATGAGATTATAGCCAAGAGAGAAGAAGTAAATAAATATTTTGCCGAAGGAAAAACCCTTGAAGAAATAGATAATATTGTTGAAAACTGGCATTTAGCTTTTGAAGAACCTTTTAAATCCACAGATTTAACTGGAAAATACCTTGAAAAATCAGAATTAGGTTTTGGACAAACAGCTTATGAGCCCTTGATCCTGCTTCAGTTTGACGAGGAGGGTTCAAGGCTTTTTGAAGAATTAACAGAAAGAAATATTGGCAAGCCATTAGCTATTTATATTGACGATATTATGATTTCCAGCCCTACTGTTCAGGAAAAAATTTCTGGAGGAAAAGCACAAATTACTGGCAAGTTTACTTTAGATGAGGCAAAAGAGCTTGTCCGCAATCTTTCTGCTGGCGCTTTGCCAGTTCCAATTGCATTGATTTCCCAGCAAACAGTCGGGCCAATTTTAGGAAAGGCCTCTTTAGAAAAATCCCTGACAGCAGGAATTTACGGTTTTCTGGCAATTTTGTTGTTTTTAATAGTATTTTACCGGGTTCCTGGAATTTTATCTTCAATTGCTTTAGTTATTTATGTTCTCTTAGTTTTAAGTATATTTAAGCTTATGTCAGTTACTTTAACCTTGGCTGGTATAGGCGGATTTATTTTATCTATTGGAATGGCTGTAGATGCTAATATCTTAATTTTTTCCAGAATGAGAGAGGAATTAAGAGAAGGAAAAACTTTTTCCCAGAGCGTAGACCAAGGATTTAATCGGGCTTGGCCATCTATTAAAGATGGAAATTTAACTACTCTGATTGTTGCTTTTATTTTATTTGCTTTTGGAACAAGCTTTGTGAAAGGCTTTGCTTTGACTTTGAGTTTGGGGATTCTTTTAAGCATGTTTTCTGCCATTTTTATTACTAAAAACTTTTTAGAGTATTTTAAAGGAACACGATTAGAAAAATTTGGCAGATTATGGAAATAG
- the secF gene encoding protein translocase subunit SecF, which produces MNFLKYTKIYFIFSGILILGSLFCLGLFGLKPSIEFTGGSILEIEYIEERPSNQKIHDQLSEFDLGSIIIQPTGEKGVIIRTKDITEETHQTIIEKLRESRELEQLRYENIGPIIGQELKDKTKIIIVLSLLAVVSYIAFAFRKVQRPIKSWQYGLASLVALSHDVLIPLGVFAILGEFYGVEISIPIIVALLTVLGYSINNTVVVFDRIRENLLSPYRKENFEEIVDISLHQTLTRSINTSLTTLFVLSAIFFFGGETLKYFALALMIGITAGTYSSLFLASPVLVWWLKHREKFDKIK; this is translated from the coding sequence ATGAATTTTCTTAAATACACAAAGATTTATTTTATTTTTTCTGGAATTTTAATTCTTGGTAGTTTGTTTTGTCTTGGTCTTTTTGGCTTGAAGCCCAGCATTGAATTTACCGGAGGAAGCATTTTAGAAATAGAATATATTGAAGAAAGACCGAGTAACCAGAAAATCCATGACCAGCTTTCAGAATTTGACTTAGGAAGCATAATAATCCAGCCAACTGGAGAGAAAGGAGTTATTATTAGAACAAAAGATATTACTGAAGAAACTCATCAAACCATTATTGAAAAACTTAGAGAGAGCCGAGAATTAGAGCAATTAAGATATGAAAATATTGGGCCGATTATTGGCCAGGAATTAAAAGACAAAACAAAGATTATTATTGTCCTGTCTCTTTTGGCTGTTGTCTCATATATTGCTTTTGCATTCAGGAAAGTTCAGAGGCCGATAAAAAGCTGGCAGTATGGATTGGCTTCCTTAGTTGCTTTAAGCCATGATGTTTTAATACCTTTAGGTGTTTTTGCTATTTTGGGAGAATTTTATGGAGTAGAGATTTCTATTCCTATTATTGTTGCCTTACTTACTGTTTTAGGATATTCCATTAATAATACGGTTGTTGTTTTTGACAGAATAAGAGAAAATTTGTTAAGCCCTTATAGAAAAGAGAATTTTGAAGAAATAGTTGATATTTCCCTGCATCAAACACTCACCCGTTCAATTAATACTTCATTAACTACTTTATTTGTTCTTTCAGCCATTTTCTTTTTTGGCGGAGAAACTTTAAAGTATTTTGCTTTGGCTTTAATGATTGGTATTACAGCTGGGACTTATTCTTCATTATTCTTAGCCAGTCCGGTTCTTGTTTGGTGGCTGAAACACCGAGAAAAATTTGACAAAATTAAATAG
- a CDS encoding class I SAM-dependent methyltransferase, giving the protein MISLILFLNLLLLAFLIIFVSYLLIQLYFASSMIFGAPFMPSPTEKVKRMLELASPRSGEILYDLGSGNGKILFEAVKQYKVRAIGVEINPVLVWLSRRKIKKLGLEDKIKIYQGNFFKKNLSDADIILTYLWQPTMGPLEKKLLSELKPGTRLVSLAFTFDNIPFVKSDSEYSFIRLYQIPR; this is encoded by the coding sequence ATGATTTCTTTAATTCTTTTTCTAAATTTATTACTTCTGGCGTTTTTGATTATTTTTGTTAGTTATCTTTTAATTCAATTGTATTTTGCTTCAAGTATGATATTTGGCGCTCCTTTTATGCCTTCTCCAACAGAGAAAGTCAAAAGGATGTTGGAATTAGCCAGTCCAAGATCCGGAGAGATTCTTTACGATCTTGGCTCTGGAAATGGAAAAATTTTATTTGAAGCGGTAAAACAATACAAAGTGAGAGCTATTGGTGTTGAGATCAATCCTGTATTAGTTTGGCTTTCTCGTAGAAAGATTAAGAAACTTGGACTGGAGGATAAAATAAAAATTTATCAAGGGAATTTTTTTAAAAAAAATCTCTCCGATGCTGATATTATTTTGACCTATCTTTGGCAGCCCACTATGGGTCCTTTAGAAAAAAAGCTTCTTTCAGAGCTGAAACCAGGAACTCGGCTTGTTTCTTTAGCTTTTACTTTTGATAATATTCCTTTTGTAAAATCTGATTCAGAATATTCTTTTATAAGATTGTATCAGATTCCAAGATAA
- a CDS encoding type IV secretion system DNA-binding domain-containing protein translates to MDINFFGETNFRNIRKKFGIKADDRRRHVYAVGKTGMGKTVMLENMAIQDIQQGHGIGFVDPHGEASENLLDFVPKNRIKDVIYFNPADLDYPIAFNVMEEVDPEKRHLVAGGLMGVFKKIWPDVWSARMEYILNNCILALLEYPGSTLLGVNRMLADIDYRKKVVEKVTDPVVKAFWTQEFARYNQRYETEATAAIQNKIGQFISAPLIRNIIGQTKSTINVRQAMDEGKILILNLSKGKIGEDASRLLGALLITRIQLAAMSRVDVPEEKRRDFFLYVDEFQNFATESFVNILSEARKYRLSLILAHQYITQMEETVRDAVFGNVGTIVSFRVGAEDAEFLEKEFLPEFNGSDLVNLAKYNIYLKLMIDGLAGRPFSAETLSPESKLEESNKEAIIQESRKQYGTEKKSVEESIIQWAEPIEGVEPVLAEPQVLYDAQCQNCKRMIKVPFKPDGVRPVYCKTCLEKIKRGEKEEEPKDKDMSLSEAIKQEPVFFRPGKREKNEREKRPKKEIDIQGLKEVLKESLKKEEDKK, encoded by the coding sequence ATGGATATAAATTTTTTCGGGGAAACAAATTTTCGTAATATTAGGAAAAAATTCGGAATAAAAGCCGATGACAGGCGCCGGCATGTTTATGCTGTGGGAAAAACCGGCATGGGTAAAACAGTTATGCTGGAGAATATGGCTATTCAAGATATTCAGCAAGGCCATGGGATAGGTTTTGTTGACCCTCATGGCGAAGCATCGGAAAACCTTCTTGATTTTGTTCCAAAAAATAGAATTAAAGATGTTATTTATTTTAATCCTGCTGATTTAGATTATCCTATTGCTTTTAATGTTATGGAAGAAGTAGATCCGGAAAAAAGGCATTTAGTAGCCGGCGGTTTGATGGGCGTTTTTAAAAAAATCTGGCCTGATGTCTGGTCAGCCAGAATGGAATATATTTTAAACAATTGTATTTTAGCTCTTTTAGAATATCCAGGTTCTACTCTTTTAGGTGTTAATCGAATGCTGGCTGATATTGATTATCGCAAGAAAGTCGTAGAAAAAGTGACTGATCCAGTAGTAAAAGCGTTTTGGACTCAAGAATTTGCCAGATATAATCAAAGATATGAGACAGAGGCAACCGCTGCTATTCAAAATAAAATTGGCCAGTTTATATCCGCGCCTTTAATTAGAAATATTATTGGCCAGACAAAATCAACTATTAATGTGAGGCAGGCAATGGATGAAGGAAAGATTTTAATATTGAATTTATCCAAAGGGAAAATAGGTGAAGATGCTTCCCGTTTATTAGGGGCTCTTTTAATTACTAGAATACAATTAGCTGCTATGTCCAGAGTTGATGTGCCGGAAGAAAAAAGAAGAGACTTTTTCCTTTATGTAGATGAATTTCAAAACTTTGCCACTGAATCATTTGTTAATATATTATCTGAAGCGCGTAAATACCGCTTGTCTTTAATTTTAGCCCATCAGTACATTACTCAAATGGAAGAAACAGTAAGAGACGCGGTTTTTGGAAACGTGGGCACAATTGTTTCTTTTCGAGTGGGAGCAGAAGATGCAGAATTTTTAGAAAAAGAGTTTCTACCAGAGTTTAATGGTTCTGATTTAGTTAATTTGGCAAAATATAATATTTATTTGAAACTAATGATTGATGGCTTGGCAGGCAGGCCGTTTTCAGCTGAAACCTTATCTCCCGAATCAAAGTTAGAAGAATCAAATAAAGAAGCAATTATTCAGGAATCCAGAAAACAATATGGTACAGAAAAAAAATCTGTTGAGGAAAGCATTATTCAGTGGGCAGAGCCCATAGAGGGAGTTGAACCAGTATTGGCAGAACCGCAGGTTCTTTACGATGCCCAATGCCAGAACTGCAAGAGAATGATAAAAGTTCCTTTTAAACCAGATGGAGTAAGGCCTGTTTATTGCAAAACCTGCCTTGAAAAAATAAAGAGAGGAGAAAAAGAAGAAGAACCGAAAGACAAAGATATGTCTTTAAGCGAAGCGATAAAACAGGAGCCTGTTTTTTTCCGACCCGGCAAAAGGGAAAAAAATGAAAGGGAGAAGCGTCCCAAAAAGGAAATAGATATACAAGGATTAAAAGAAGTTTTAAAAGAGTCCCTAAAGAAAGAAGAAGATAAAAAATGA
- a CDS encoding phosphoglycerate kinase, with product MKTLKNFNFQNKKVLLRTNFDVPLSDRGSIRDDFRIKASISTIEYLIKNRAKIIVISHLGRPKKREEKFSLKPVANRLGELLNKRVKFVDGLSVKKIKSGDIVVLENLRFYKQEKENNSQFAKQLARLSDIYINDAFAVCHREHASIVGIPKYLPSGIGLLIEKEIKILDQILKNSKRPFITIIGGKKVETKVKFIDKISEISDFVLIGGLIPKEIEKQKIKFKEPEKIILPVDWIDSGDIGEKTIKIFNEKIKTAKTIFWNGPLGKTEEEKFSKATKEVAKAVVKSKAFSVIGGGETIEFLTRIGLIKKFSFVSTGGGAMLDYIVDSKLVGLEALKFSKS from the coding sequence ATGAAAACTTTAAAAAATTTTAATTTTCAGAATAAGAAAGTTTTATTAAGAACTAATTTTGATGTTCCTTTGTCAGATAGAGGGTCTATCAGGGATGATTTTCGCATTAAGGCAAGTATTTCCACTATTGAGTATTTAATAAAGAATAGAGCAAAAATTATTGTAATAAGCCATCTTGGCAGGCCGAAAAAAAGAGAAGAAAAATTTAGCTTAAAACCAGTCGCTAATAGATTAGGAGAATTATTAAATAAAAGAGTAAAATTTGTTGACGGTCTTAGTGTCAAAAAAATAAAATCAGGAGATATTGTTGTTTTGGAGAATTTGAGGTTTTACAAACAAGAAAAAGAGAATAATTCTCAATTCGCCAAGCAATTAGCAAGATTGAGCGATATTTATATTAATGATGCTTTTGCTGTTTGCCATCGTGAGCATGCTTCTATTGTCGGCATTCCAAAGTATCTTCCATCAGGTATTGGCTTGCTGATAGAAAAAGAGATAAAAATATTAGACCAAATTTTGAAAAATTCTAAAAGGCCTTTTATAACCATAATTGGAGGGAAAAAAGTAGAGACCAAAGTAAAATTTATTGATAAGATATCTGAAATTTCTGATTTTGTTTTAATCGGCGGCTTAATACCTAAGGAAATAGAAAAGCAGAAAATAAAATTTAAAGAGCCGGAGAAAATTATCTTGCCTGTGGACTGGATAGACAGCGGTGATATCGGAGAAAAAACAATAAAGATATTTAATGAAAAGATTAAAACAGCAAAAACCATTTTTTGGAATGGTCCATTAGGAAAAACTGAAGAAGAGAAATTCTCTAAAGCAACAAAAGAGGTTGCCAAAGCTGTTGTTAAAAGCAAAGCTTTTTCAGTAATAGGAGGAGGGGAGACAATTGAGTTTTTAACCAGGATTGGCTTAATTAAAAAATTCAGCTTTGTATCCACTGGCGGCGGTGCAATGCTTGATTACATAGTTGACAGTAAATTAGTTGGCCTTGAAGCACTGAAGTTCTCCAAAAGTTAA
- a CDS encoding DHH family phosphoesterase: protein MPEIKNLKKASNRILKAIENKEKIILYGDADLDGTGSVVILKEAIEELSGKVSAVYFVDREKEGYGINEIGLDFLKPLAPALLIGLDLGITNFKEVEIAKKIGFEVIIIDHHKVIGSLPKASIIVDPKQKEDNYPFKEFAATGLVYELAKVMLKDKMSDSLDNQFLELVALATIADMMIREKENKEYIEKGLWSLKYTKRLGLKVFFEINSLNPPVGGLKEREKIQKIVSALNVSEIKEHLTEAFLLLTCENKRKAKNLAEKFLDRNETRHFQIREITSQIEEKISENPCSVIFEGDTGWTNILNGSVASRICNKYKKPTFIYKKGKEKTTGAVRMPSGMDAVQAMQSCEKLLITFGGHAPAAGFSIKNENLEKFKECLIKYFEKYE, encoded by the coding sequence ATGCCTGAAATCAAAAATCTTAAAAAAGCATCTAACAGAATTCTGAAAGCGATTGAAAATAAAGAAAAAATCATTTTATACGGTGATGCTGATTTAGACGGCACTGGTTCAGTTGTTATTTTAAAAGAAGCTATTGAAGAATTAAGCGGCAAAGTTTCTGCTGTTTATTTTGTTGACCGAGAAAAAGAGGGTTATGGGATAAACGAGATTGGTTTGGATTTTTTAAAACCATTAGCCCCAGCATTGCTTATTGGTTTGGATTTAGGCATTACTAATTTTAAAGAAGTAGAAATAGCCAAAAAGATAGGTTTTGAAGTAATAATCATTGATCATCATAAGGTGATTGGTTCTTTGCCAAAAGCTTCAATTATTGTTGACCCAAAACAAAAAGAAGATAATTATCCCTTTAAAGAATTTGCTGCCACTGGTCTTGTTTATGAATTGGCCAAAGTGATGCTTAAAGATAAAATGAGTGATTCATTAGATAATCAGTTTTTAGAATTAGTCGCTTTAGCCACTATTGCTGATATGATGATTAGAGAAAAAGAGAATAAAGAATATATTGAGAAAGGACTTTGGTCGTTAAAATACACAAAAAGATTAGGATTAAAAGTTTTTTTTGAAATTAACTCTTTAAATCCGCCAGTTGGCGGATTAAAAGAAAGAGAAAAAATTCAAAAAATTGTTTCTGCCTTAAATGTCAGTGAAATTAAAGAACATTTAACAGAAGCATTTTTGCTTTTGACTTGCGAGAATAAAAGAAAAGCAAAAAACTTGGCTGAAAAATTCTTGGATAGAAATGAAACAAGACATTTTCAAATAAGAGAAATCACCAGCCAAATAGAAGAAAAAATATCAGAAAATCCATGTTCAGTGATTTTTGAAGGCGATACTGGCTGGACTAATATTTTAAACGGGTCTGTGGCTTCAAGGATTTGCAACAAATATAAAAAACCAACTTTTATTTACAAGAAAGGAAAAGAAAAAACTACTGGCGCAGTAAGAATGCCTTCAGGAATGGATGCTGTCCAAGCAATGCAAAGCTGTGAAAAGCTTTTGATTACTTTTGGCGGCCATGCGCCAGCAGCCGGTTTCAGTATTAAAAACGAAAACTTGGAAAAGTTCAAAGAGTGTTTAATAAAATATTTTGAGAAATATGAATAA
- a CDS encoding ribonuclease HI family protein, translating to MNKIIIYTDGGSRGNPGPSAIGVVISDEKGNTLKEYFQYLGDGITNNEAEYQAVIFALKKIKLLFGKEKAYNSEIEINSDSELLVNQLNGKYKILEPNLQPLFLKVWNLKIDFKKLTFKSIPREQNKEADRLVNQALDAQNSNKKLF from the coding sequence ATGAATAAGATAATTATTTACACAGATGGCGGGTCGCGCGGAAATCCAGGCCCGTCAGCCATAGGAGTAGTAATTTCTGATGAAAAGGGAAATACATTAAAAGAATATTTCCAGTATTTAGGAGATGGTATTACTAATAACGAGGCAGAATATCAGGCAGTAATTTTTGCTTTGAAAAAGATAAAACTATTATTTGGCAAGGAAAAAGCATATAATTCAGAAATTGAGATTAATTCTGATTCTGAATTGTTGGTAAATCAATTAAACGGCAAATATAAGATTTTAGAACCAAACCTGCAGCCATTGTTTTTAAAAGTTTGGAATTTGAAAATTGATTTTAAAAAACTAACATTTAAATCAATTCCAAGAGAGCAAAATAAAGAAGCAGATAGATTAGTCAACCAGGCCTTAGACGCTCAAAACAGCAATAAAAAGCTATTTTAA